The following coding sequences lie in one Metallumcola ferriviriculae genomic window:
- a CDS encoding glycosyltransferase, producing the protein MKHIPVTLIVAVKNEEKRLKEFLPSVAAQSFYPAEMIVSDGGSSDGTWAYLINFKGQAPFPVKLLQLFGANIAKSRNEAIGTAKYPVVAITDASCVLDKAWLREITAPFELPEIEVVSGRYIPEANTALQQCTAALTISESPYFTKFLPSGRSVAFTKAAWRKAGGYPQWLNYGEDTYFDLALRKHGCTFVLAPEAVVYWEQRKSIGDLWSQFWCCARGDGQADAFPNSYRYIISIWACMLLSVLGGIFFRPWLLPFIAVVFILISVCLAKRKLPSAGIRVWRWAPVILLVVKTAQTMGFILGTAERVTYCKAPGE; encoded by the coding sequence ATGAAGCACATACCGGTAACTTTGATAGTTGCGGTAAAAAATGAAGAAAAGAGACTGAAGGAATTTCTTCCTTCTGTGGCGGCCCAAAGTTTTTATCCAGCGGAAATGATAGTAAGCGATGGTGGCAGCAGTGATGGTACATGGGCATACCTAATTAATTTTAAAGGGCAGGCGCCTTTTCCGGTAAAACTGTTGCAATTATTTGGTGCCAACATTGCCAAGAGTCGCAACGAGGCCATAGGAACTGCCAAATATCCGGTGGTTGCCATTACTGATGCCAGCTGTGTTCTCGATAAGGCCTGGCTCAGGGAAATAACCGCACCTTTTGAACTTCCCGAGATAGAGGTTGTATCCGGACGCTACATACCTGAAGCCAATACGGCATTACAACAGTGTACCGCTGCTTTGACTATTTCTGAGAGCCCCTATTTTACAAAATTTCTTCCTTCCGGTCGGTCTGTAGCATTTACTAAGGCTGCTTGGCGAAAAGCGGGTGGTTATCCCCAGTGGCTGAATTATGGGGAAGATACTTATTTTGATTTGGCTTTAAGAAAGCACGGCTGTACATTTGTATTGGCGCCGGAGGCGGTGGTTTATTGGGAACAACGGAAAAGCATTGGAGACTTGTGGTCGCAGTTTTGGTGCTGCGCACGAGGGGACGGTCAAGCAGATGCTTTCCCCAACAGTTACCGTTATATTATTTCTATTTGGGCATGTATGTTGCTGAGCGTGTTGGGCGGTATTTTTTTTCGGCCATGGTTACTACCGTTTATCGCAGTAGTTTTTATCTTGATAAGTGTCTGCCTTGCCAAGCGGAAGCTGCCTTCCGCCGGTATACGGGTATGGCGGTGGGCGCCGGTTATATTGCTGGTGGTTAAAACGGCTCAGACAATGGGGTTCATATTGGGCACAGCAGAAAGAGTCACCTATTGTAAGGCACCGGGAGAATAA
- a CDS encoding tetratricopeptide repeat protein: MTIFHGGYVPDKINIRGKTQSSMEILLREYRQQPEDALANFNLATAYLDQGRYKKANSHFAKAYLRIDSSVDYKPALIRNYAACLIELQKYDEAMEVIEKGQREYPVFTDLWYLAGFIFKERGQHSKAIKAAEHCLKLGDPPSEFDAIYGVGGFRAYNLIAQVSELIKDYPQAINAYIGMIESGPGHLSAFYPLVKLLLRVERDAAAAEKRLLTYFNFSTPQFKGLMADVWYQAGQYSSSLNWAHEALIDGPYEARLVLLRGKALARQGRLQEALDELGGVFTSSMSSEALTEGCFCYWLLGEYQQAGNLIEEWQINNSDKLCQVCLLLHQAITNHAPRIVPREYLPAIYVLVQKALSLEAIQTLPDIFKLLEGIPGERPSLRLAKILWRCGHWELAAEELIDCMEEDRLDAEGCLILGKVCADKDLYIEAEHLLTKALALDTDYLQAYLLLARLYLDKARNIIADVEKGYPDNQLIRKYQQIITQAIGKFDTT, encoded by the coding sequence TTGACCATCTTTCATGGCGGTTACGTGCCTGACAAGATTAACATTCGGGGTAAGACGCAAAGTAGCATGGAAATTCTTTTGCGGGAATACCGGCAGCAGCCCGAAGACGCCCTAGCTAATTTTAACCTAGCAACAGCGTATTTGGACCAGGGGCGCTATAAAAAAGCAAACAGCCATTTCGCTAAGGCCTACCTTCGAATAGATTCATCAGTTGACTATAAACCGGCCCTAATTCGCAATTATGCTGCGTGTTTAATAGAATTACAGAAATATGACGAGGCAATGGAGGTAATAGAAAAGGGACAAAGGGAGTATCCTGTTTTTACCGACCTTTGGTATTTGGCGGGATTTATTTTCAAAGAAAGAGGCCAGCATAGTAAAGCCATTAAGGCAGCAGAACACTGTCTGAAACTTGGGGACCCGCCGTCGGAATTTGATGCCATTTATGGCGTTGGCGGCTTTCGAGCATATAATCTGATAGCGCAGGTATCTGAATTAATTAAAGACTATCCACAAGCAATAAATGCCTATATCGGAATGATTGAAAGCGGACCGGGACATCTATCAGCTTTCTATCCTTTAGTAAAATTGCTTCTGCGGGTTGAGAGGGATGCAGCGGCGGCGGAGAAACGACTCCTTACTTACTTTAATTTTTCTACTCCTCAATTTAAGGGGTTAATGGCTGATGTATGGTACCAAGCTGGGCAATATAGCAGCAGTTTGAATTGGGCGCATGAGGCACTGATTGACGGGCCATACGAAGCACGGTTGGTGCTGTTAAGGGGCAAGGCGCTAGCGCGCCAGGGGCGGCTCCAGGAAGCGTTAGATGAACTGGGGGGAGTATTTACCAGTTCAATGAGTTCTGAGGCCTTGACGGAAGGATGCTTTTGTTATTGGTTATTGGGAGAATACCAACAAGCAGGTAACCTTATTGAGGAATGGCAAATTAATAATTCTGATAAACTATGTCAAGTGTGCCTTCTACTGCATCAGGCCATCACTAATCATGCTCCTCGGATAGTGCCCCGGGAATATCTTCCGGCAATATATGTATTAGTTCAAAAAGCGTTGTCTCTTGAAGCTATCCAAACACTACCCGATATTTTTAAACTGTTAGAGGGTATACCCGGGGAACGCCCGTCTCTGCGGCTGGCAAAAATATTATGGAGATGTGGACATTGGGAATTAGCTGCTGAAGAGTTGATTGATTGTATGGAGGAAGACCGTTTGGATGCGGAAGGGTGTCTGATTCTTGGTAAGGTATGTGCTGATAAGGACTTATATATTGAAGCGGAACATTTACTTACAAAGGCATTAGCTTTGGATACCGATTATTTACAGGCCTATTTATTATTGGCTCGGCTTTATCTGGATAAAGCTAGGAACATCATTGCCGATGTTGAGAAGGGTTACCCAGATAATCAATTAATTCGGAAATACCAGCAAATAATTACACAGGCCATAGGGAAATTCGATACAACATAA
- a CDS encoding glycosyltransferase family 2 protein, translating into MSLVSIIIPCKNEGDLVEMTLNSMDNAKTGIDYEIIVVDDGSVDGCCGFLRGGSRPEKLVNTSGLGACQARNEGARSARGEILVFCDGHVLVEDNWLDGLVEVLNRPGVGAVAPAIGDINRSDAVGYGQTWNENLENKWLPWRNKSVYTVPLIPGGCMAISREAFETIGGFDKGFKVWGHEDEEISLKLWLFGYKIYIHSDVLIRHYFRPKHPYSVSILQVNYNFFRMVFSHLSEKRAAKAVDQLRESSKFSKVITEVIFSDVWKQRQDYFTRRQKSDDWFFTRFSIPF; encoded by the coding sequence TTGAGTTTGGTATCTATTATAATACCGTGTAAAAATGAAGGTGATTTGGTAGAAATGACGCTTAACTCCATGGACAACGCTAAGACAGGTATAGATTACGAGATAATTGTGGTGGATGATGGTTCTGTAGACGGATGCTGTGGCTTTCTCCGGGGGGGAAGCCGTCCTGAGAAATTAGTGAATACGTCAGGGTTAGGTGCTTGTCAGGCTCGCAATGAAGGGGCTAGGTCAGCGCGGGGGGAGATATTGGTCTTCTGTGATGGGCATGTTTTGGTGGAGGATAACTGGTTGGATGGACTAGTTGAAGTCTTAAACCGTCCAGGGGTAGGTGCAGTTGCACCAGCTATAGGTGATATTAATCGCAGCGATGCTGTGGGGTATGGTCAAACTTGGAATGAAAATTTAGAGAATAAGTGGCTGCCTTGGAGGAATAAATCAGTATATACGGTGCCATTAATTCCCGGTGGTTGTATGGCGATAAGCAGAGAAGCCTTCGAAACTATAGGTGGATTTGACAAAGGATTTAAAGTTTGGGGCCATGAAGATGAGGAAATCTCACTGAAGCTATGGTTATTTGGCTATAAAATATATATCCATAGCGACGTATTAATCCGACATTACTTCAGGCCTAAGCATCCATATTCGGTAAGTATTCTGCAGGTGAACTATAATTTTTTTCGCATGGTTTTTAGCCATCTCAGCGAGAAGCGAGCTGCCAAAGCGGTAGACCAGCTTAGAGAAAGTAGCAAATTTTCCAAGGTTATTACCGAGGTAATCTTCAGTGATGTTTGGAAACAGCGCCAGGATTATTTTACTCGGCGGCAGAAAAGTGATGATTGGTTTTTTACTCGATTTTCTATTCCTTTTTAA
- a CDS encoding peptidoglycan-binding protein has product MKKFSTMMAVITALFFILTSVPAAGATTYYVNGGSSGHRQNDEAKALGYGDYNEQVQTLKQNLEKLGYRIGSRSYWFNYATKRAVRQFQQDNGLRVTGVAGSDILKLINEKISKSNDTSNFSQNGNSGTRIIIRYPNRRDNQDSGSNFQQLRYGSYGDEVFQVETQLDALGYNPGKVSKFYSISTLLAVRDFQRDAGLNVTGEVDQETWRKLKTLASELGNGDVEESTPENGRESHDTQQPGTNEGNNPPSGGNSSPAHDTNLPIGLNAEEQQMINLVNQERVSRGLAPLKVDMQLVETARLKSKDMVDNGYFAHQSPNLGSPFDMMRRAGVGYRYAGENLAGAPEVETAHRNLMNSPGHRANILSPNYTHIGIGIVDGSQYGQIFTQHFIGK; this is encoded by the coding sequence ATGAAGAAATTTTCAACGATGATGGCCGTAATAACCGCACTTTTTTTTATATTGACCAGCGTTCCTGCAGCCGGGGCAACTACTTACTATGTTAATGGGGGCAGCAGTGGTCACAGGCAGAACGACGAGGCTAAGGCATTAGGTTATGGCGATTATAATGAGCAGGTGCAGACATTAAAGCAAAATCTGGAGAAATTGGGTTATCGTATCGGCTCTCGCAGTTACTGGTTTAATTATGCCACCAAGAGGGCGGTACGCCAGTTCCAGCAGGACAATGGCCTGAGGGTGACTGGCGTTGCCGGTAGTGATATCCTCAAGCTAATTAATGAAAAGATTAGCAAAAGTAACGATACTTCTAATTTTTCTCAAAATGGAAATTCAGGGACCCGAATAATCATTCGATATCCAAATAGACGGGACAACCAAGACTCAGGTTCCAATTTCCAGCAGTTAAGATATGGAAGTTACGGTGATGAAGTATTTCAGGTGGAAACTCAGCTGGATGCCCTGGGGTATAATCCAGGTAAGGTCAGTAAGTTTTATTCCATCTCAACCTTATTGGCAGTGAGGGATTTTCAGCGGGATGCAGGATTAAACGTAACAGGTGAGGTAGACCAGGAAACGTGGCGTAAATTAAAGACTCTGGCTTCGGAACTTGGAAACGGTGATGTTGAAGAGAGCACACCGGAAAACGGTAGGGAAAGTCATGATACCCAGCAACCTGGTACAAATGAGGGCAATAATCCTCCTAGCGGGGGAAATTCAAGTCCCGCACATGATACCAATCTGCCTATCGGTTTAAACGCTGAAGAGCAGCAGATGATTAATTTGGTCAACCAAGAACGGGTGAGCAGGGGACTAGCCCCATTAAAAGTTGATATGCAGTTGGTAGAGACCGCCAGACTAAAAAGCAAGGATATGGTAGATAACGGCTATTTCGCGCACCAGTCCCCAAATTTAGGATCTCCTTTTGATATGATGCGGCGCGCCGGTGTAGGCTATCGCTATGCTGGTGAGAATTTGGCCGGTGCTCCGGAGGTTGAGACAGCCCATCGGAATTTGATGAATAGCCCGGGTCACAGGGCTAACATACTTAGTCCTAATTATACTCATATCGGTATCGGTATTGTGGATGGCAGTCAGTACGGGCAAATTTTTACCCAGCACTTCATAGGCAAATAA